From Miscanthus floridulus cultivar M001 chromosome 15, ASM1932011v1, whole genome shotgun sequence, the proteins below share one genomic window:
- the LOC136506984 gene encoding uncharacterized protein → MEDPPKAYPFGLEGAGSTYQNAIHHLFVDHVERDHVTDHYMIDPTDSAQHQYDLEKLHQSSGESLRDFIRCFSEIRNSVPNITDAEAIATFTKGLGKLYHKRPTTISELIQMTNGYADAEEAKWAAHSAHHQRHDDDHHEDRCYDNCDHRRDDQDCHDDRDHRQDDYEPQCDDRPDSSRDRQGHRHRLDNSINTINARAKRTYDADFGKLLDDPSPIHKDTKHTMRECRGQKTSLGGESSKKPWCEDDETEDSQDGDQGKNKGPTYQDPTKTVTTIFDGRAISEDKREQKLVAQHVMWVATYDGPIADPKYLHWSEHPITFSKADQWSNIPYLGCFPLVLDPIIKDMRFHKVLIDRGSALNILFARSLEELGIKKEDLTPMDSPFWGIIPEKVSLHLGQITLPVQFGTAKHFYVDYINFLVADFNTTYHAILG, encoded by the exons ATGGAGGACCCACCAAAGGCCTATCCTTTTGGACTAGAGGGTGCGGGATCTACGTACCAGAACGCCATCCACCACCTCTTTGTCGACCACGTCGAGCGCGACCATGTCACCGACCACTACATGATCGACCCAACTGACTCTG CTCAACACCAATATGACCTAGAGAAGCTTCATCAATCCTCTGGGGAGTCCCTGCGTGACTTCATCAGGTGTTTCTCAGAGATAAGAAATTCTGTTCCCAACATCACTGACGCCGAGGCCATCGCTACTTTCACCAAGGGGCTTGGCAAGCTGTACCATAAGAGGCCCACAACCATCAGTGAACTAATACAAATGACAAATGGATATGCTGATGCCGAAGAAGCCAAATGGGCTGCCCATTCCGCTCACCACCAACGCCACGACGATGACCATCATGAAGATAGGTGCTACGACAACTGTGACCACCGCCGTGATGACCAAGACTGCCATGACGACCGCGATCACCGCCAAGATGACTACGAGCCCCAATGCGACGATCGCCCAGATAGCTCAAGAGATAGACAAGGCCATCGTCACCGGCTTGATAACTCCATCAACACCATCAACGCCCGTGCCAAGCGCACCTATGACGCTGACTTTGGCAAGCTGCTAGACGACCCAAGCCCTATCCACAAGGATACCAAGCACACCATGCGAGAGTGTAGAGGCCAAAAGACATCACTTGGTGGTGAATCATCAAAGAAGCCATGGTGTGAAGACGATGAGACTGAAGACAGTCAAGATGGAGACCAaggcaagaacaagggcccaACCTACCAGGACCCCACCAAGACCGTCACCACCATCTTTGATGGGAGAGCTATCTCTGAAGACAAGCGGGAGCAGAAGCTTGTGGCCCAACATGTCATGTGGGTCGCCACATATGACGGCCCCATCGCTGATCCCAAATACCTCCATTGGTCAGAGCACCCGATCACCTTCTCCAAGGCCGACCAGTGGTCAAATATCCCATACCTAGGGTGTTTCCCACTCGTCCTGGATCCCATCATCAAGGACATGCGCTTCCATAAGGTCCTCATCGATAGAGGGAGCGCCCTCAACATCCTTTTTGCTAGGTCCCTAGAGGAGCTAGGGATCAAGAAAGAAGACCTTACCCCCATGGACTCTCCATTTTGGGGGATCATTCCTGAAAAAGTGTCCCTGCATCTGGGACAGATTACATTGCCGGTACAATTTGGCACCGCCAAGCACTTCTATGTCGACTACATCAACTTCTTGGTTGCTGACTTCAACACGAcataccatgccatccttggctga
- the LOC136506983 gene encoding transcription factor WRKY45-1-like, whose amino-acid sequence MDGDGAVREVAQVYEHIKLQQPVLLHYSSSQSPSPSTTTTTTRLAHNLLGQALRALNVALSVMKQQQPAATLSCSGSGPPAVTLPAELVKAEPGPGGVGLLPSNSSQETATRSGNKRRRSLAMAGRNKPSTSSWVDFTTVPYEDGYQWRKYGEKKINGAGHTRSYFRCTYKNDIGCRATKHVQQSDDIGSDPPVFQVTYNGNHTCGGGGGECTATAPITSSAIVANSSCDAAAMVKQEPPTALLPPPLVAAEPYSALPFDRTTTTLCQDLLVPVGMRRFCGTVRDCHGGVATSTTSSCISSESSDEYSAAGGEDMAARMAGVEAPADDVPFNDFELFLLCNSFKHY is encoded by the exons ATGGATGGTGATGGCGCGGTGAGGGAGGTGGCGCAGGTGTACGAGCACATCAAGCTCCAGCAGCCTGTCCTCCTCCATTACTCCTCCTCGCAGTCGCCATCGCcatccacgacgacgacgaccaccCGGCTGGCGCACAACCTCCTCGGCCAGGCGCTGCGAGCCCTCAACGTCGCCCTCTCCGTCATGAAGCAGCAGCAGCCTGCAGCTACTCTCTCTTGCAGTGGCAGTGGTCCACCTGCAGTGACACTACCAGCCGAGCTGGTCAAAGCTGAGCCTGGACCTGGTGGAGTAGGACTACTCCCTTCCAATTCTTCCCAAGAAACAGCGACCAGATCAGGCAACAAAAGAcgaag ATCATTGGCGATGGCAGGGAGAAACAAGCCATCAACGTCGTCGTGGGTCGACTTCACCACCGTGCCGTACGAGGACGGCTACCAGTGGAGGAAATACGGCGAGAAGAAGATTAACGGCGCCGGCCACACCAGGAGCTACTTCAGGTGCACCTACAAAAACGACATCGGCTGCCGGGCCACCAAGCACGTGCAGCAGAGCGACGACATCGGCAGCGATCCGCCGGTGTTCCAAGTCACATACAACGGCAACCAcacttgcggcggcggcggcggcgagtgcACTGCTACTGCGCCCATCACCTCATCTGCCATTGTTGCCAACAGCAGCTGCGATGCGGCGGCCATGGTGAAGCAAGAACCGCCAACAGCGCTGCTGCCGCCTCCTCTGGTCGCGGCCGAGCCTTATTCTGCCCTGCCTTTTGAtcggacgacgacgacgctctGCCAAGACCTGTTGGTTCCTGTCGGCATGCGGCGGTTCTGTGGCACTGTAAGAGACTGTCATGGCGGCGTTGCGACGTCGACGACGAGTTCGTGCATCTCCAGCGAGTCCTCCGATGAGTACTCTGCAGCTGGTGGGGAGGACATGGCCGCGCGGATGGCGGGAGTGGAAGCACCTGCAGATGACGTCCCTTTCAACGATTTCGAGCTTTTCCTCCTGTGCAACAGCTTCAAGCACTACTAG